In a genomic window of Anser cygnoides isolate HZ-2024a breed goose chromosome 28, Taihu_goose_T2T_genome, whole genome shotgun sequence:
- the LOC136787160 gene encoding olfactory receptor 14C36-like, which translates to MPNSSSISEFLLLAFANTREMQLRHFGLFLGIYLAALLGNGLILTAVACDHRLHTPMYFFLLNLALLDLGCISTTLPKAMANAIRNTRAISYQGCAAQVFFFLFFISAEYFLLTIMAYDRYVAICKPLHYRSLLGSRACAQMAAAAWSSGFLYTVLHTTNTFSLPLCQGNAVDQFFCEIPHILKLSCSKSFLRDTCMFSYLKPPSLSSPSLDLVVALVYSVFPAALNPLIYSMRNQELKDAVRILFGYMLLHQ; encoded by the exons atgcccaacagcagctccatcagcgagttcctcctcctggcatttGCAAACACGCGGGAGATGCAGCTCCggcacttcgggctcttcctgggcatctacctggctgccctcctgggcaacggcctcatcctcaccgccgtagcctgcgaccaccgcctccacacccccatgtacttcttcctcctcaacctcgccctcctcgacctgggctgcatctccaccactctccccaaagccatggccaatgccaTCAGgaacaccagggccatctcctatcaagggtgtgctgcacaggtctttttctttctcttcttcatatcagcagagtatttccttctcaccatcatggcctatgaccgctacgttgccatctgcaagcccctgcactataggagcctcctgggcagcagagcttgtgcccagatggcagcagctgcctggagcAGTGGCTTTCTGTATACTGTCCTGCACACtaccaatacattttccctgcccctctgccaaggcaatgccgtggaccagttcttctgtgaaatcccccacattctcaagctctcctgctcaaagTCATTCCTCAGGGA cacttgcatgttttcctacctgaagcccccctccctctcctccccgtCCCTGGATCTGGTGGTGGCACTTGTGTACTCAgtctttcctgcagctctgaaccccctcatctacagcatgaggaaccaggagctcaaggacGCAGTGAGGATACTCTTTGGatacatgcttcttcatcaGTAA
- the LOC136787161 gene encoding olfactory receptor 14C36-like — translation MSNSSSISEFLLLAFADTRELQLLHFALFLAIYLAALLGNSLILTAVACDHRLHNPVYFFLLNLALLDLGCISTTLPKAMANSLWDTRAISYQGCAARVFLIVFLFSAEYSLLTIMAYDRYVAICKPLHYGSLLGGRACAQMAAAAWGSGVLYALLHTANTFSLPLCQGNAIDQFFCEIPQILKLSCTNSYLREAGLLTFSSVLFLGCFASIVLSYLQIFRTVLRMPSEQGRHKAFSTCLPHLFVVFLFLSTGMFAYLQPPSLSSPSLDLVVAVLYSVVPPIFNPFIYSMRNKELKCAIRKIFTAVLRMPSEQGLHKAFSTCLPHLAVVSLFITTIMFAGMKPPSISSVYLDFVVAVLYSVVPPALNPLIYSMRNQELKHALKKLFQLSSRSN, via the exons atgtccaacagcagctccatcagcgagttcctcctgctggcattcgcagacacgcgggagctgcagctcctgcacttcgcactcttcctggccatctacctggctgccctcctgggcaacagcctcatcctcaccgccgtagcctgcgaccaccgcctccacaaCCCCgtgtacttcttcctcctcaacctcgccctcctcgacctgggctgcatctccaccactctccccaaagccatggccaattccctctgggacaccagggccatctcctatcaaggatgtgctgcacgGGTCTTTCTGAttgtgttcttgttttcagcagagtattctcttctcaccatcatggcctacgaccgctacgttgccatctgcaagcccctgcactatgggagcctcctgggcggcagagcttgtgcccagatggcagcagctgcctggggcagtggggttctctatgctctgctgcacactgccaatacattttccctgcccctctgccaaggcaatgctattgaccagttcttctgtgaaatcccccagatcctcaagctctcctgcactaactcctacctcagggaagctgGGCTTCTCACATTCAGTAGTGTTCTGTTCTTGGGGTGTTTTGCTTCCATTGTGCTCTCCTATTTGCAGATCTTTAGGaccgtgctgaggatgccctctgagcaggggcggcacaaagccttttccacgtgcctccctcacctgtttgtggtctttctgtttctcagcactggcatgtttgcctacctgcagcccccctccctctcctctccatccctggatctggtggtggcagttctgtactcagtggtgccccCGATATTCAATCctttcatctacagcatgagaaacaaggagctcaagTGTGCTATCAGGAAA ATATTTAcggcagtgctgaggatgccctctgagcagggcctgcacaaagccttttccacgtgcctccctcacctggctgtggtctccctgtttatcaCCACTATCATGTTTGCTGGCatgaagcccccctccatctcctccgtATACCTGGACTttgtggtggcagttctgtactctgtggtgcctccagcactgaacccactcatctacagcatgaggaaccaggagctcaagcatgcactgaagaagctgtttcagttgtcttccagaagcaattag